The Geotoga petraea genome contains the following window.
AGTAATTCTTCTGTGTCTATTAAATCTTTTAGATCTTTTAAAAGTTTTTGATTTTCTACAGCTATCTCTAAATCTATTTCTTCGTTTAAACATACTCCTATACTGTAATTAAAAGCTTCATCTATGTTTTCTGTGTAATAAAATATCTCGTTTTTTGTTTTTTCTTTTATGGCACTTTTTGAGGTATTCAAAATATTAAAATATTTTTTTGGAATATACCATTTACCTTCCTGCTTTTTTGCTATCAAATTTCCTCTTCTTATATCTTTTGATATTGTGTCTTGTTTTTTATTCAGTATTTTTGCTACTTCTTCAGTTGTATAGAAATCATTTTCTTCCATACATATATAGTTATCAAACGATTCTATTAAGGCCCTTTTTATTAGCTGTTCTAAGTCTTCGAAGTTTCCTTTGTTTATTATTTTATCTATTTCTTGTGGTGATTTATTTGGGGTTGTTTTGAATACCTGATTTATTCCAACATCGCCTTTTTCCAGGGCTTTGTAATATTCTTTTCTGTCATTTTCTTTTAATCCTTTTATTACTATGTTTGGATATCCTTTCATCAACAATATATAGTTCATAACTATTCTGCCTGTTCTACCATTTCCATCGTTGAAAGGATGAATGCCTTCAAAATAATTATGTATTCTTGCCATCGCTTGATATATATTATACTTTTTTAATGAATAATTTACGTAGTTTATCCAGTTTTCAACCCAGAAATCTATGTCATTTTCTGGTGGATTTATATTTGGTGCATAGTGAATATCTATATTATTATTTCTGAATACACCTTTTATTTTTTCGTTTGATGATCCACTTAATAGTTGTTTTTGTATTTGTCTTATTGTGGCCTTGCTTAGTGCAAATTCGTTGTCTTTGTAGTATTCTATTGCGTAACTGTACATATGTTTAGCTGTGGAAAAGTAGTTTACTATTTCGTCATCTTCGTCATAATTTCCCTTTATTATAGATTTTAAATCTTTTTCTGAAGAAACTATTCCTTCTATTTGTAGAGAATGTCTGGTATCGTTTTTTATCATGTAAAGCCATTCTTTGTTAGTGATATCTATTTTTTCAAGCTTAAATATCTTTTTTCTTGGTAATATCAAATCCATCTTTTCACCCCTATTGTCCGGATAATAGTTTACTTAATGTTTAAATATTACTTTTATTTCATATTTATTGTTGGTTTTATAGATTGTATGATTAAATCTTGTTTTAATAATTCGGACAAAAATTATTTTTTATTTTTTAGAGTAATCCCTTTATTAAATATACTTTTAAATACTTATTGTATTATTTTATTATATCACATTTCTTTTTAAATTTAACTTTCTATATCCCTTTAAAATAAAGGTTTTTGTTTTATGTTTATATTTTAGAAATCTTATGGAAATCATAAATGATTTTGGATGGAGGATGAGTAGAAATTGTAAAACAATTTCTGTTGTTGGTTGTTGGTTGTTGGGGGGGAATTATTTCATAATTCCTGTTGTTTGTTGTTGGTTGTTGGTTGTTAGTGAAACAAAGTGCCTAAACTCCCCTGTGCTTCGCATTTCCCCTCTAACACATTTAGAGGGGAGTTAAAACCTAAAACACCACTGTGATGGAAATCAAAGATTTCTGTTGGAAGTTGGCGTGGGAATTATTTCATAATTCCTGTTGTTAGTTGTTGGTTGTTGGTTGGAAGAGAAAAAGCAAAATCTCTAAAACACCCCGTCAGTTTCACTGACACCCCTCTAATGGTCATTTTAGAGGGGATTAGTGCTTAAACTCCCCGTGATAGAAATCATGAAATGATTTCTGTTGTTTGTTGATAGTTGTTAGTTGTTTGTAAAACCAAAGGCAAAATCTCTAAAACACCCCGTCGGTTTCACTGACACCCCTCTAATGGTCATTTTAGAGGGGATTAGTGCTTAAACTCCCCGTGATAGAAATCATGAAATGATTTCTGTTGTTTGTTGATAGTTGTTGGTTTTTGGTAAAAAATACAAAAGCCTCCTTTTTCAAAGGAGGCAATAGCTTAATATTATTATATTTTTTTATTAATTAAATCAATAATTTTCTTTACATCTCTCAAAGCTATTTCAGCATCTTCTCTTATTATATCCATGAAATTAGGATACCTTATATTGACTCCGTAATTAGTTAATCTAATACATTCTTTTGTTATTTTTTCAAAATCTTTATCTCTCTCTATACACTTTTTGTTTAAAAAAACTAAGTCATGTGTTTTTGCTATTGGCTCACCATTAAATATCAAATAAGCTTTCAAATATTTCTCTGCAGCTTGTTCACAATGATAAC
Protein-coding sequences here:
- a CDS encoding Fic family protein; its protein translation is MDLILPRKKIFKLEKIDITNKEWLYMIKNDTRHSLQIEGIVSSEKDLKSIIKGNYDEDDEIVNYFSTAKHMYSYAIEYYKDNEFALSKATIRQIQKQLLSGSSNEKIKGVFRNNNIDIHYAPNINPPENDIDFWVENWINYVNYSLKKYNIYQAMARIHNYFEGIHPFNDGNGRTGRIVMNYILLMKGYPNIVIKGLKENDRKEYYKALEKGDVGINQVFKTTPNKSPQEIDKIINKGNFEDLEQLIKRALIESFDNYICMEENDFYTTEEVAKILNKKQDTISKDIRRGNLIAKKQEGKWYIPKKYFNILNTSKSAIKEKTKNEIFYYTENIDEAFNYSIGVCLNEEIDLEIAVENQKLLKDLKDLIDTEELLKNKETNYNKELKIRYITPRKQDNHKNSLLLAIKISPKFFNKIKDKYNYKIIVIQKKEDKK
- a CDS encoding HEPN domain-containing protein translates to MKKEHLEWIKIAEKDLLTAKTMIEIDTPPLEIICYHCEQAAEKYLKAYLIFNGEPIAKTHDLVFLNKKCIERDKDFEKITKECIRLTNYGVNIRYPNFMDIIREDAEIALRDVKKIIDLINKKI